In Helianthus annuus cultivar XRQ/B chromosome 8, HanXRQr2.0-SUNRISE, whole genome shotgun sequence, a single genomic region encodes these proteins:
- the LOC110871933 gene encoding histone acetyltransferase HAC1 isoform X3 — MSAMPQQQNMMQNSEGPHALLNMESARQFIRDKIFNYIMLRQTREMPPKVMDIARRLEEGLFKIAATKEDYLNLDTLESRLHALIKRPPQNQRYQQQNSANVAMGRMIPTPGSNLMAPSSANHGNSMMSSVVNQGSVSMNTLGSSRSMHTDGGISSTGGQRMMPTPGFNNSTSNQSYVKLESSNNVSGISSVDSTMVSQPLQQKHMGGGIRSTLTQKSYGSSNGNLGMMGNSFGNSEGFLTDPHYGNSPKPVPQYFDQQGHISQGEGSGNLFIPTTSGTSPMNTNSVNLSTLQRTSYPSLVKQSYLHNSGRPASMKSEEMDLRSQQHQLRSQRQQNQQLPYRQSQVTLIKSEPQVYEHVQSSRGSQLHGSQDTFLSIPETSEQQPHFGDDTRNTITGQPVAVLQGKWPSSKLQEASHHLGNSSNEMKIQRNNLSTEASIATKRPDSQLQFRNQQRWLLFLRHARKCVYPPGSCPESHCILVQKLWKHMMSCMDVTQCQYPRCHRSKKLLNHHKYCKDQSCPVCVPVNDFVQRTGVHLKNSSQLGDESRDHTSEDSHLSMKRAKIEQPPAAHTENQNSITPGSITATSEDHDTCKYEATGVKLEVPSSCMQELSNKIEVNDDGVSKTEKEVALVDDTFKSGKPKIKGVSMIELFTPEQVREHITGLRQWVGQSKAKVEKNQAMENLMNENSCQLCAVEKLNFEPPPIYCSPCGARIKRNAMFYTWGSGDTRHFICIPCYNESRGDTISFDGTNILKAKLEKKKNDEETEEPWVQCDKCEAWQHQVCALFNSRRNDGGQAEYTCPNCYMEEVENGERVPLPQSALLGAKDLPRTILSDHIENRLFKRLRQERLDRARFYGKSYDEVPGAESLVVRVVSSVDKKLEVKQRFLEIFQEENYPSEFAYKSKVVLLFQKIEGVEVCLFGMYVQEFGAECQQPNHRRVYLSYLDSVKYFRPEIRTVTGEALRTFVYHEILIGYLEYCKLRGFTSCYIWACPPLKGEDYILYCHPEIQKTPKSDKLREWYLLMLRKASKENIVVELTNLYDHFFVQSGECKAKVTAARLPYFDGDYWPGAAEDIIHQLQQEEEGRKHNNNNNNRKGSTKRTVTKRALKASGQTDLSSNASKDVLLMHRLGETISSMKEDFIMVHLQHACTHCCLLMVSGKRWVCNTCKNFQLCNSCYEVEQNLEDRERHPVNQRVKHPLYPKEINDVPIETKDKDEILESEFFDTRQAFLSLCQGNHYQYDTLRRAKHSSMMALYHLHNPTAPAFVINCIVCRLDIETGQGWRCETCPDYDICNACYLKDRGINHPHKLTHHQSVAERDAQSKEARQQRVLQLRKMLDLLVHASQCRSAPCQYPNCTKVRGLFRHGRQCKVRASGGCALCKKMWHLLQLHARACKDTPCTVPRCRDLREHLRRLNQQADSRRRAAVMEMMRQRAAEVAGGRG, encoded by the exons ATGTCTGCCATGCCACAACAACAGAATATGATGCAGAACTCTGAAGGTCCCCATGCTTTACTTAATATGGAGTCTGCACGGCAGTTTATACGAGATAAGAT ATTTAATTACATCATGCTGCGACAAACTCGGGAGATGCCCCCAAAGGTCATGGATATTGCTAGACGCTTGGAAGAAGGCTTATTCAAAATTGCTGCAACAAAG gagGACTATTTAAATTTAGACACATTGGAAAGTCGTTTACATGCTCTGATCAAACGTCCTCCCCAGAATCAACGATATCAGCAACAAAATAGTGCTAATGTTGCAATGGGACGAATGATTCCAACTCCTGGAAGTAATTTAATGGCTCCATCATCTGCTAATCATGGTAATAGCATGATGTCATCAGTTGTCAACCAAGGAAGCGTTTCTATGAATACCCTTGGGTCTTCCAGAAGCATGCACACTGATG GTGGAATTTCATCAACAGGTGGACAAAGAATGATGCCTACTCCTGGATTTAATAACAGCACAAGTAACCAATCATATGTGAAACTAGAGTCATCTAATAATGTCTCTGGGATTTCGAGTGTTGACTCAACAATGGTATCTCAGCCATTGCAACAGAAGCATATGGGTGGGGGGATCAGGTCTACTTTGACTCAAAAATCTTATGGGTCATCAAATGGTAATTTAGGGATGATGGGTAATAGTTTCGGAAACTCTGAAGGATTTTTGACAGATCCTCATTATGGAAACTCTCCCAAACCAGTGCCACAATATTTTGATCAACAAGGACATATCTCTCAGG GTGAGGGATCAGGAAATTTATTCATCCCCACAACCTCTGGTACATCACCGATGAACACAAACTCAGTAAACTTATCAACATTACAAAGAACAAGCTATCCCTCGTTGGTCAAGCAGTCATACTTGCACAATTCTGGTCGGCCTGCAAGCATGAAATCAGAAGAGATGGACTTGCGGTCTCAGCAACATCAACTTCGATCTCAAAGGCAACAGAATCAACAATTACCATATAGGCAGTCTCAGGTGACATTAATAAAATCTGAGCCACAAGTGTATGAACATGTCCAGTCATCCAGAGGTAGTCAATTACATGGCTCTCAAGATACGTTTTTATCAATTCCAGAGACTTCAGAGCAGCAGCCTCACTTTGGTGATGACACTCGAAATACTATTACTGGTCAACCCGTGGCAGTACTTCAGGGTAAATGGCCTTCTTCAAAATTGCAAGAAGCATCACATCATTTAGGTAACTCATCAAATGAGATGAAAATTCAGAGGAATAATTTATCTACAGAAGCATCAATAGCTACCAAAAGACCTGACAGTCAGTTGCAGTTCAGAAATCAACAAAGATGGCTTTTGTTCTTACGACATGCTCGTAAATGTGTTTATCCACCTGGAAGTTGCCCTGAATCCCATTGTATACTTGTTCAAAAACTCTGGAAACATATGATGTCATGCATGGATGTAACTCAATGTCAATATCCTCGCTGCCATAGGTCAAAGAAATTACTAAATCATCACAAGTACTGCAAGGACCAAAGCTGTCCTGTGTGTGTTCCTGTAAATGATTTCGTTCAAAGGACAGGAGTCCACCTTAAGAATAGCTCACAGTTGGGCGATGAATCCCGTGATCATACTTCAGAAGATTCTCATCTTTCCATGAAACGCGCCAAGATTGAGCAGCCACCAGCTGCTCATACCGAAAACCAAAACTCCATCACACCAGGTTCCATTACTGCTACATCTGAGGATCATGACACCTGTAAATATGAGGCCACTGGAGTGAAGCTAGAAGTTCCTTCAAGTTGTATGCAAGAACTTTCTAACAAGATTGAGGTGAATGATGATGGTGTTTCAAAGACAGAGAAAGAGGTGGCACTTGTTGATGATACGTTCAAATCCGGGAAGCCAAAAATAAAGGGAGTATCAATGATTGAATTGTTCACACCAGAGCAGGTTCGAGAACATATAACTGGTCTCAGGCAGTGGGTCGGCCAG AGTAAAGCCAAGGTAGAAAAGAATCAAGCAATGGAGAATTTAATGAATGAGAACTCTTGTCAGTTATGCGCAGTTGAAAAACTTAATTTTGAACCACCACCTATATATTGCTCACCCTGTGGTGCTCGCATTAAGAGAAATGCAATGTTTTACACATGGGGGAGCGGTGATACACGTCATTTTATCTGTATTCCTTGTTATAATGAGTCTCGTGGGGACACCATAAGTTTTGATGGAACTAATATTTTGAAGGCAAAACtagagaaaaagaaaaatgaCGAGGAGACTGAAGAACCG TGGGTTCAATGTGACAAATGTGAAGCGTGGCAACATCAAGTCTGTGCATTATTTAACAGTCGTAGAAATGACGGGGGACAAGCGGAGTACACTTGCCCTAATTGCTACATGGAAGAGGTTGAAAACGGAGAGCGGGTCCCCTTACCACAGAGTGCTCTTCTTGGAGCAAAAGATTTACCCCGAACCATTCTGAGTGATCATATAGAGAACCGATTATTTAAGCGGCTGAGGCAGGAAAGATTAGATAGGGCAAGGTTCTATGGGAAAAGCTATGATGAG GTTCCTGGAGCGGAATCGCTTGTTGTTAGAGTAGTCTCATCTGTGGACAAAAAGTTGGAAGTCAAGCAGCGATTCCTTGAGATCTTTCAAGAGGAAAATTACCCGTCGGAGTTTgcttataaatccaaa GTTGTTTTGTTGTTTCAGAAAATCGAAGGGGTAGAAGTATGTCTTTTTGGTATGTATGTTCAAGAATTTGGAGCAGAATGTCAGCAGCCAAATCACCGTCGTGTTTATCTCTCGTATTTGGATTCAGTCAAGTATTTTAGGCCCGAGATAAGAACAGTGACAGGAGAAGCTCTGCGTACATTTGTATATCATGAAATTCTG ATTGGTTACCTAGAATATTGCAAGTTACGTGGGTTCACAAGCTGTTATATATGGGCATGCCCTCCCTTGAAGGGTGAAGATTATATCCTGTATTGTCATCCCGAAATTCAAAAGACACCAAAGTCAGATAAACTGAGAGAATG GTATTTATTGATGTTGAGAAAGGCCTCAAAGGAAAATATTGTAGTGGAGCTGACTAATTTATATGACCATTTTTTTGTCCAATCTGGTGAATGTAAAGCTAAGGTGACTGCAGCTCGATTGCCATATTTTGATGGTGACTATTGGCCTGGTGCTGCTGAGGATATAATCCATCAACTTCAGCAAGAAGAGGAAGGAAgaaaacataataataataataataataggaaAGGGTCAACGAAACGGACTGTAACAAaaagagctctcaaagcttctgGTCAAACTGATCTTTCTTCCAATGCTTCTAAAGATGTGCTACTCATGCATAGGCTTGGTGAAACAATATCCTCAATGAAGGAAGATTTCATTATGGTTCACTTGCAGCATGCATGCACTCATTGCTGTCTCTTAATGGTCTCTGGAAAACGCTGGGTCTGCAACACTTGCAAAAATTTTCAGCTTTGCAACAG TTGTTATGAAGTTGAACAAAATCTTGAAGACAGGGAGAGACATCCCGTAAACCAAAGGGTGAAACATCCACTTTATCCT AAAGAAATCAATGATGTGCCTATAGAAACGAAAGATAAAGATGAAATTCTCGAGAGTGAATTTTTCGATACGAGACAAGCTTTTCTGAGCCTTTGCCAAGGAAATCATTATCAATATGATACACTAAGACGTGCAAAACATTCATCAATGATGGCATTGTATCATCTTCACAACCCCACGGCTCCTGCATTTGTGATAAATTGCATTGTTTGTCGTCTTGATATTGAAACAGGCCAAGGATGGCGGTGTGAGACCTGCCCCGATTATGACATATGCAATGCTTGCTATCTCAAAGACAGAGGAATTAATCATCCTCACAAGTTGACTCACCACCAGTCGGTTGCTGAGCGTGATGCACAAAGCAAAGAAGCTCGACAACAACGGGTCTTACAG CTACGAAAGATGCTTGATCTTCTGGTACATGCATCTCAGTGTAGATCGGCGCCGTGCCAGTATCCAAATTGTACAAAGGTGAGGGGACTCTTCAGACATGGAAGGCAATGCAAAGTGCGTGCGTCTGGTGGTTGTGCTCTTTGCAAGAAAATGTGGCATCTCCTTCAACTTCATGCCCGCGCTTGTAAAGACACCCCGTGCACTGTCCCCCGTTGCAg AGATCTCCGGGAACATTTGAGAAGGCTGAACCAGCAGGCTGATAGTCGGCGGAGGGCGGCAGTTATGGAGATGATGAGGCAGCGTGCCGCAGAGGTTGCGGGCGGCCGTGGATGA